CCAAGCTTAGAAATTGACAAAAATTGCTTAATAAAGTTATTGAATAGTCAAAAAGCAACAAAATCAATACTATAGTTCTCGCACTTAACCAGAGATAATGAAAATTTGGATCTGCGGTGAGGTAACTGCACTGCTTAATCTTTTTCTGGCCTTTATTTTAAGTGCACGAAATTTTagaaaaataccacgtgatttCTGCTTAACGCACGACGTTTTCAGTGCCCTCACATGTAAATTCAAGGAACTACCAAGGACTGCTCACACACGAAGGTCGTTACAACAAGCTATCGGTGGGCATACGATAGACGTTAAGCGATGGGTGGATAataccaatgttttttttttttttttaagataatGAAAAAGCGACCGCTACGTGCGAATGCGATACGAAACCGAAGGCAGCATTCAATGCAgcgccagcattttttttttcgggctatTGATAAACGTTACTCAGGGGTACACGGTAACATGTTCATTGTTAacctgaaaattaaaaaaaaaatgatggcgcTGCGTCAAACGCTGCCTGTGGTCTCGTATCACATATATTCACACGTGGTGGCTGCTTTTTCGTTAAAGTTCTTTTTTTAAACGGTACAATTATACCCTGACCGTCCATTGTAGCAAACAATATGTTCACGCGACCATCGTGTTTGAGCAGTCCTTGCTAATTCCTGAAATTtacatttgattgatttgtggggttgaacgtcccgaaaccaccatatgattataagagacgcggTAGCGGAAGTCTCCGGAAAattttcgaccacttgggtttctttaacgggcacccaaatctgagcacaccggcctacagcattttcgccatcgaaaatgcagctgccgcagccgggattcaatcccacgtcctgcgggtcagcagccgagtaccttagccactaaaaccaccgcggcggggcaaagaaaCTTACATTTGAGAGCACTAAAACGCCGTGCGTAAGGCGGAAATGCGtggcatttgatttttttttttatttcgcgcaccttaaacaaacgctgaaaaaaaattaagcagCGCCGTTATCTTACCACAGATTGAAAATACGAGTATCTCTGGTTAAGCGCTACAAGTACAGTATTGAAGATTTTTCTCTGGAGTCACTATTCAATAAGTTCACTaagcaatttttctttatttccgagCTAGGAGGATCGGAAAAAATATTCTGGCGTGCTCTATATGGCTCAGAACAACACTGCGCTAATTGGAGAGATGCAGCGCTCGTGCTTAATTATTTATTACTTGATATTTTGTACCAAAACACCCTAAACTGTGTTGCTCCCAAGTTTGAATCTATTCTTCTCGTAACCTCGTAACCACCTATAGCCACTGTTCTATGGCGTTAGTATCTATCGTGCGGAACAACAATGGCGGcataccccccctccccctaacGTTTTTGTTAGCTAGAACCAAGGGTAGGCAGGTTGTAAAAGTCTGAACGATCTGCCAATTAGTAAAAGAGAAACATAAGCATATGTTCGCGTACAAACACATGCGTTATTCCAGCACACACTGAAGGGAGATACAAATTATCCCATGAGCGTTGGTTCCCACTGGTACCCCACACACAAGTGACTAGTAGATTATGCACAGCATGGCGTTCATCTCACGAGTAGTTTAGTACTTGACACACGTAAATTACCTTTGATAAAAGGAAGACATTGCATACCTGCGCACAGGTGAATGCATATAATGTTCCCCTCACTCCATCCATGCTTGTGACTGGTGGCGAGCAATACGGCCCATTGTTCCGTATTCGAAGCAAAGGCACAAGGTGCCCGAGCGGGGCACACTTCCAACTAATGCGAGCAGATTCGGGTGGTTTTGTCACGCATTAAGCAAATCTTATACCCTCTCCACCACTCCAGACGCGTGGCAAAACTGCTTAGTCTTCTTGAACACTGCCGCATTTTTtggtgaaggcgaaaatgcttgagagccgtgtgcttaaatttaagtGCACGTACTACACCACGAAATTCACAgtgcgaatgggcgaccataagtGACCAAAACGTACCTATAACCAGCCCGTCGCAGAACCAGCGACGTTAAGTCTAGTCACAGTCCAGACGCATGGCGATCGCCTGCACCCTCCTTCCTGTGTCTGCTTCTGCGACTCGAAAGGAGGATTCCTGAAGTGGCATTGCTATAAAGAGCAGTGCTAGTTCCATGAAAGGAAGGTAAAATCAACCCTTTTAATCGAGTGCAACCCCTGAGCACAGAACGTGGCACCCTTCTGACTTCGCTTGTTGATCgggctgtcgtttttttttttttttttttcgtcagcgcACTTCATACTACacagcctgcaaacttcgaaGTACAGTAAGTTTCTAGCACATTCGGATCTCTCGCAGAGGCATCGCAATTATAAGCGCTCGAATTTGAGTGGCGCAAATCTTCAGCAAAAAATCCCATTTGGGAAATATACGCCCAAGCATTGACTGTGCCTCTCGTTCACCATGGCCCGACATTCCCAAATGAATGCGAAGTTATATaaacacgctttttttttttttcgccacatggaagcttcgccaacagcgtGACGGCCTTTTCGACCATAACCATACGAAGGAGTGCTGCGATGCGGGGAGAAGTAGAAATACTGTATACGCTACATTTCCGTAGGGAGCACATAGAAAAGAGCAAGCGACGCCTACCTCTGGAAACACGCTCTCtctagccgaaaaaaaaaacctgttgcGCGCCcactatctcggaggccataataCAGCTGTACACGCTAGCTACAAGCCAGCACTCGCAGCTGCCACGAAACACATCTGCAGAGGGCGCAGCCTACACAAGTATTTCACGATGTCTCGAGCACCACCTTCATTACCAAGCTCTATAACAGCTATAATGCGACAAGACCAATCATGGCGGGCGTAACGGCGGGACGTTCGCAGTCGTTTCAATGTTCACTGCAAGTTGTCCGTAAGTTCCCCCTGAAAAGATACGCTTCCTACGCTTCGAACAAAATAAACGGCCCTCCGAGTGACAATGAAAGTTGGAAGGTACTACACGCATCTTTTTTTGCCCACTCGTGAAAATTCGTAAGTCGTTTTTTTTCTGCAGGTATATATCAGCACTACAGACGACCCTCTCCTGCTTTACATCACGGATACTGACATGTTGGTTGTCAACCAGGGATCTTACAGTCATGTAAGTCACTTGGGTCCCAAAAGACTTTCCCGTGAACCTTTACGTGGTGACCCTATTATCTGCCTATAATATCAGGGATTGCACGGTCAGCGGAATGTGCATGTGACGAAATAAATTAAACGCCTGCCCCTGTTCTCTCTCATCAGCATTGTTTTCACGTCACGTTTATCGGCCGCAGCACTGAGAAACTGCCGTAGTATTACGAGGGTAGAATGTACTAGatgtgttgagtggcgtgaccgcgcctgaTCCCTTCTGCTTTGCctgtagcggcggcgctgcagtcgaatactactgaaagagccgcgtgcaggaactgctatgcgcttcggttCCTCTGTcgcgcttttttgatgcagatttcttcctACCTGCCCATCGTTCATGTTgtcatagcccttgaagtatgagCTCCATAAAATCCGTTGTGAGAgctcgaaaataattcagaaagggcgTGGCTTatactgatatttttttttttttttgtcgttactCTTTCTTCGGTGGTTAGTCGTCTagaatattcagaataactgagccgatttattggaagttggctgtgctcagaaagctgtgagatttaaaaaaaaaataactttcaaacgcacgcagaaccaaGAGGCCGTAAGTAGAGAGGGGAGATGAAGgaaatctgaaccccctacacgACGAAATTTTGTCGTAATTTagcttttcagggtatactaaaatatttatacTCATTCACAGCGAgcaccaattgccaaagttacGTCATTgtactgcaccccccccccccttaaaaaaaaattctgggtagTCTTGCACCGAACGTTTACAGTTGGCAAAGTTGAATATAGCCCATCTCTGCACAAATGTGCACTGTAAAGTtaaccttttcgacagtatggcgtcttaaaactagttcaagtctaacgtagccGGAAGTCGGACGAAAAATGCACAACCTAAAAATAGTAGCTGTGCCAAGAGGCATTGCATGGATATTGTTAATGGGGCggtgaggtgtgtgtgtgtgtgtgtttactgtgtacatacaCAAATTAAATTCCTCAAAACAAGATGCATCaatgcctgcctacacttttgacacttaatcATAGAACTACACTTATAATTTTGTAATGGCATTACGCCAATAGAATGTTTGggaagcagcacaatttaagctgtcgatacaaaaatGAGAACTGCATGGTTACAATTAATTCACACAGACTAACAGAcaggctatatatacaattggcactttttaatatATTTGTGTTGTTTTTATTATGTTTAATATGTAATAGCCTTTCAGAAAACAATAATTGTTATCttctgcaaaactggcatgataaaactgagttgtcaccgatataaatgttgtgacaacgttacttatactcgagtttctcgtgaaacaatcgagcgtatgtaggctcatatgaaaaaacactgtgctctggatatcgtagagacagccgacaaaacgagcgtatgatttaatTGCGGTTTCGGTACTTCTCTTTTTGTAGTTTgtcagtagccacttatgatgtaacgcagctcaaagcgctgcttcagtgagaagctaggtggatccgtgcaaattccgcttgacttctttttttttttttttttttgtgggtcggcaggttcttgaaacagtgaatgtatcgacgcaatttcggcgtgcctgcatattcactcgtgcaccatgacGCGTAGCAGGTGCATCCACTGCTCAGAAATGCATTGAatgcgctaaaaacgagcaattacacgctttcgcaggctacggCGCGCACGCTCCCAGTGCAGACGCTCCCTAGATTTTCAGTACCATGGGACTActgcgccgccgctactgtcgcCAGCCGAAGAATCAGCCAAGATGCAGTGCGGCCGCCTCGGTCATTCCACTGCCCCCTTTTACTGCACTGTAACGAGGGTGTAGGATATCCCCGAAGTCCCTGAAAGCCATTGATATAGACAGATTTAGGCCCAGTCTTGTGTCAGTGCTGCAGTGAAGAATGAAACAGAGTGCTTGATATGACATTTCATTTTGCCACACGCAACGGAAGAGGTGCCATGACAATGTAATTGGTTTTACTTACCACACTTGAATTTTTTACAGAATTGACAGTTTGTCACACCTTTACAAATTTATAATGTCACTCCGTGACCACGCTAGCACCACGATTTCCTAGATCACAGCTCAAGAAAGTCTGTGGTTAAACATTACTTATATGGTAACCATACAAAAGAAACAGCTCAAAGATGGCAGTCCATGTCTTCGCACCCTTCAGTGCGCTGTGTGTGACAGATATGCTCCATTGTTTTGGACAGCCCAACTCTGCTTTCAACCAATGAACATACCTTGTCACATCATCTCCACCAGCAAAACTATGAGAACTCAAGTTCAGTTTTCACATGCACTGCACTAGTACATGCCTAACACACTTATACCCAGGTAAACCACCCTACCTTTTATTAGTCTTCTCGTTAGGATTGCACCTTTTCAAGAATGAAATGGGCCTACACAAGCAACGCCAAACTTTTCTTCTCTGCCTTCAGTCCCGGTTTTTCGTTTTGTGGTCTACTTGTGAAGGTGGGAAGGTTTAAGCATCTCTTTTTCACATTCATTAGCAGCACTGCTTTTACACACACAAATGTGTTAATCTTCCACTCCTCCCCAGTGTAATCGTGGCTACACCCTTCTATTGTATCCTATTCCTTTCCAGGAGTGTGTATTTCTACTAAACTCAAAGGACTGGGTCCGTGGAGTCATGAAGGGCAACAGCATGCTCATCCTGTCTCGCTTTCAAGTAAGCAACATTAATTTCGCAAGACTTGATCCTAAATAAAAATGTTGACTTTAACATGATGAAATGTGCTTCAAAGCTATATCTTTGTTCATTTCTCAGTAATACATTGCCGCAAGATAGATTGAATATTACGTTCAATTAGATAGGTTTCACACAGACACTGTAGTGCCAAGACATTGGTGTGTCAACATTCATTTaaacttcttttttcttctttcgtctaATGCAACTCTGCTGCTTTTCGAAACTTATCAGGGTTAGTGTATTTTTCTCTTATGTAGCACATTCTGATTACAAATTTGGCACAAGTTTACCAAAACAGATGGAGTTTTTTTGCAACCTAGCTTCTGACCGATTATGCTTAGAGTGGTTATTATTGGCATTTAGGTAGATTAATTTACAAGCATTATATATTTTCTCTACTATATCTCCTGCCCCTTTCCCCCAATACAGATGCAAAGGCTCACTCTTCAACACATTTTCAGCACACgtgaaataggaaaaaaaaaagaacgtgtgtAGGcagaaagaaaatgcatcaaatcTCAGCATTCCAACTAGCCCAGCAGACTACTTTACTTGTGCATTTGGATCTTGCAGGGCGACAATGAACGGAGGTTCAGAGTGGAGTTTGACAGGTATGCCGACAAAACTGCAGTAGAACAGTGCCAGATCTGCACAGAATTGCTGTCACAATACTTTACATTTCAAGAACCATGTGAACCTGTAAGCAAAAGACTGCTTTTTTGTCTCCTTTCAAACTAGGTGACATAAAGACATCTTGCATCGTGAAACAACTACTATAATTTCTCACTATGCATTCTTTTCAACCTACTTGTACACCTGTTGTAAATGTGTTCTTGTGTCCCCGTACAGGCAAGAAGCACAGGAATCAACCCAAATGACTTCTTCAAGCAACAGTTTGAATCGCCCGAAGTTTTGCGCGAAATCATCAAGGCCTGCCTACAAGATCCTTCATTCCCAAACTTTGTTAAGCAGGTAGACGACACCTTGCAAAGTCTGCTAAGTACGCCGTAGGGTACCACATTACATGTACAAGAAATAACTGCAGACTGATGTTTGTTGGCTAGAATGTTCCAAATGTGAACAATATCTATGCGAAGTGCaataagttttctttttctgacaattaaaaaaaaagcataagaTACTACCATGCTGCTTAGATGCAATGTTTTGTACTTTATTATGGTGTTTTTACAATGAGTTTATATGTACAAGCACGAATAAAAAATTCATGTGAGTGAGACGTCAATGTCTTCTGTGATGGTTGCACTTGTCAGCTTGGCATGCCTCGTTTCTGTTCTTGTTTAATCTTCTCCCACTTTTGAAGGAGCGTTGGGATGTTTTTCTTGCGGAGAGTAAGTCCGGCGGCCACCTTTGTCTGCACGAAATAAACGGTGCTTTTAGGCAGTCATGCCTGCAACGACTGATCTGACGCATGTTGTCAACTGCTAAAACCTCCCAGTTAAACTAAACTACTGTCTCTGCTGCATTTAGGTTTAAAGAAAGGAGCTGCTTAGGCAAGCTACGATATGATAACACTACCTTAAAAAACAGGTATAGACAAATTTTTCAGGCATAACTTTTAATTGGGATTCAGCACGCCGCCGCAGTAAATATGTATCAGATTAGAGAGAGCAAATTAGCATAAATTCCCCACGAAGCTTTTCAAAGTGTCATGCGGCTATACCACAACAATGCAGCCTAAATATTCTTCACGGAGATAACTGCAAATTTTGAGTCAACATCGTATCAAAGCTAACTACTGGTCATACAACGGTCTTGAAAACTGTTGATAGCTCCTCAAGAAACTCTCACATCTATTGTTCACAGTTTTACCATGTAACACATACGTTACAAAGTGTGCTAAAGGGAACAAGGCAAGCCCTATACCAGCCATGTAATTTAGGCAAAGTTTATACACCTTTTTCTCCATAACTATAAGAATTACAGTAATTTACTTTACTATCATGAGTCATTCCTCTTCTTACTGAAGCAAAGTTAGCAATGAAAACTGTAATGCTCAATTTTTGCAAATTTTTTACTTCAGCTACCTAATTATCACTCAATAGTAGCTATTAAATGTCACGTTGCTGCAGCGCACTTCCTCACACGACAGTAATTCTGCTTCAGTATATTCCTTATTACGTTATATAAATACTGGCTGAAATCTATGATTCTAGATACTGTGGTTGCtgagaaaaagaaacataaataGAGAAAAAGCATGTTTCGAGATAGTCGCATTTAAAGTTGAAAATCTGAATTATTTCGAAGGTACGACGAGACAGCAGCAAATTGATGAACCCGTTCAATAGGTACTAGCCGAATACTCATCAccgatataattttttttttttttttctgtgttgtaaCGTCTTGCCTGGCGAGCCTCTTTGGTGCCTGCCAAGCATCCGTGCCAGCACTTCACTGTCAACACAGTTCAAGGGTGCGTGTAGGCTCTGCACTGTGCAATGCCCTACCGAAATTCCAAAATAGTTCAGCACATTCACACGGGCTATAGTGCTATCATTAAAAGTGAACACAGCATCAAGAGTGCATATTTACAGTGTTTGGTGCCCGAGGAAAACATTTTTAGTGCGCGTTCCCACACGACAATCTAATGGTTCATAATTGTCTTGAATTTTCCCATGGAGGCATTTAGCAAGTGATTCTCGATGATGTAGTTCCAGATAATTTGCTTTAACAACCTCAATAACAGATGCTGGAAGGTGTTCTTTATGAACGAATGGTTCACCATTCAACTGGTTGAATTTACATTAAGTTTCGGCGTCCTTCAGAAAAAAGCTGTGGAATTGATTGGTATCCTTTGATGTCATGTGAAAATATGTGGAACGGGCAGCTTTTCGCATGTCCTCCAAGCTGGTTCCATTTCTTTAATGGGCCAACGGTAATAGTTCTAGTGCCTGCCAATGATGACACCACGAAGACGTCCCCAACTATATATAGATTTCCTGACAAGAAACTTGATGCCTCTGCTTTCCCTCATTTTCGCAGTCCTGGACGCATTCTTTTCTGAATGAGTCAAATGCACTCCAGCTTGCAAACTGTGAccttttcttatttatttatatatttacgaatactgcaggccctgtttgggcccaagcaggagtgggtaacaaatgtcagtgacaaaacagaatataaaaatataataaaatacAATACTAGGTACAAAAATAAGGAAATTCTCAACATCAGGGAAAATATAAATAATACATAGCAATAATGGCATTCAT
The nucleotide sequence above comes from Rhipicephalus microplus isolate Deutch F79 chromosome 2, USDA_Rmic, whole genome shotgun sequence. Encoded proteins:
- the LOC119169550 gene encoding meiotic recombination protein REC114 isoform X1; amino-acid sequence: MAGVTAGRSQSFQCSLQVVRKFPLKRYASYASNKINGPPSDNESWKVYISTTDDPLLLYITDTDMLVVNQGSYSHECVFLLNSKDWVRGVMKGNSMLILSRFQGDNERRFRVEFDRYADKTAVEQCQICTELLSQYFTFQEPCEPARSTGINPNDFFKQQFESPEVLREIIKACLQDPSFPNFVKQVDDTLQSLLSTP
- the LOC119169550 gene encoding meiotic recombination protein REC114 isoform X2, coding for MLVVNQGSYSHECVFLLNSKDWVRGVMKGNSMLILSRFQGDNERRFRVEFDRYADKTAVEQCQICTELLSQYFTFQEPCEPARSTGINPNDFFKQQFESPEVLREIIKACLQDPSFPNFVKQVDDTLQSLLSTP